One genomic window of Lagenorhynchus albirostris chromosome 17, mLagAlb1.1, whole genome shotgun sequence includes the following:
- the FBXO43 gene encoding F-box only protein 43: MSERHSGQAGTGAGNEVDSPIVNIKSSSFGDFCSTSSFQDSGYSELLKSCSFDNTVKESFGKKERGSTLIHEHPETSSLALTHSLESPTQRKRFVFPRKEKDKTPDLCETPKVSGKKFLLRRRLDVSFSLLKGDFESQNSSLESSTSQVPNLEKNIPSSASGFPRQNNFSSLVTSTLKTEEATSSSQKVRLNFSQQKTSTVDDSKDNCSLFEVECISPIQGNSFKDSITHDFSDSSLCINDENTYPELLGSSVSRTTCGTDEDIFVTPISNLVANVKFNVSQRLSPLGEVRHNISTPEDSGFNSLCLDKSEDSLTDQEGSFQELLQKHKGTLKVRDTVRRSRRLGRLRRLSTLREQGSQSETEEEKQPNLSGSESTPVATSDISESQPSSDSKSGDLSLSFKNLSKTPALQLVHELFMKSKRKRLQQSGARELLEERDGGKIAVLQRVLAGLIGKKMGIEKLDILTELKYRNLKHVLAMVLDSLAAESLCSIWKVSKNWREIIIQDKKANQRRKFHITQLKTDTEGAIVNVDDAATRLHLLNRSALRSVQAQARTPGFQKEQVSTFSPWGEVLTPIASSSVTHLSSKQEEYVKVAKTLFIDEALKPCPRCQSPAKYQPYKKRGLCSSTACGFDFCVLCLCAYHGSEECSRGAAKPRNRKDALPGSAQSKRNLKRL; the protein is encoded by the exons ATGTCAGAAAGGCATTCAGGTCAAGCTGGCACTGGAGCAGGAAATGAGGTGGACTCTCCTATTGTCAACATCAAGTCGTCCAGCTTTGGAGACTTTTGTTCCACATCTTCATTTCAAGATAGTGGCTACAGTGAGCTGTTAAAATCGTGCAGCTTTGATAATACAGTTAAAGAatcatttggaaagaaagaaagaggctcAACTTTAATCCATGAACATCCTGAAACTTCAAGTCTGGCCTTAACACATAGTTTAGAGTCTCCCACTCAAAGAAAGAGATTTGTCTTCCCCAGGAAGGAAAAGGATAAAACCCCAGACCTTTGTGAAACTCCTAAAGtcagtggaaaaaaatttttactgcGCAGAAGATTGGACGTATCTTTCTCTCTTCTAAAGGGGGACTTTGAATCACAAAATAGTTCTCTCGAAAGTAGTACAAGCCAAGTtcccaatttagaaaaaaatattccaagcAGTGCTTCAGGTTTCCCAaggcaaaataattttagttctttAGTTACTAGCACTTTGAAAACAGAAGAAGCGACTTCCAGCAGTCAAAAAGTGAGACTTAATTTTTCTCAACAGAAGACGTCCACAGTTGATGATTCCAAAGATAACTGTAGCCTATTTGAAGTTGAATGTATATCTCCAATTCAAGGCAATAGTTTTAAAGACTCTATCACACATGACTTTAGCGACAGCAGTCTATGTATTAATGATGAGAATACATATCCTGAACTTCTGGGCTCTTCGGTCAGTAGAACAACTTGTGGAACAGATGAGGACATATTTGTGACTCCAATAAGTAATCTTGTAGCAAATGTTAAATTTAATGTAAGTCAAAGGCTTTCTCCTTTAGGTGAAGTGAGACACAATATTTCAACACCTGAAGACAGTGGCTTTAACTCACTTTGCTTGGATAAATCAGAAGATTCCCTCACTGACCAAGAGGGCTCTTTCCAAGAACTGCTTCAGAAACATAAGGGAACTCTCAAAGTCAGGGACACGGTAAGAAGATCAAGGCGTCTTGGAAGATTAAGAAGACTGTCCACCCTTAGGGAGCAAGGCTCACAATCtgagacagaagaagaaaagcagccCAACCTCTCTGGCTCTGAATCAACACCAGTGGCCACTTCAGACATCTCAGAGAGTCAGCCAAGCAGTGACAGTAAGAGTGGGGATTTGAGTTTAAGCTTTAAGAATTTATCAAAGACCCCAGCCTTGCAGTTAGTGCATGAGCTCTTTatgaaaagcaaaaggaaaagactCCAGCAAAGCGGTGCACGTGAATTGTTAGAAGAAAGGGACGGGGGGAAAATAGCTGTACTACAGCGTGTACTTGCAGGCCTGATTGGCAAGAAAATGGGTATAGAAAAACTGGACATCTTAAcagaattaaaatacagaaacttAAAGCATGTTCTTGCTATGGTTTTAGATTCCTTGGCTGCAGAAAGCCTATGCag TATTTGGAAAGTGAGCAAAAATTGGCGTGAAATTATTATTCAAGATAAAAAAGCAAATCAGAGGAGGAAATTTCATATCACACAACTGAAAACAGATACTGAG GGGGCTATAGTAAATGTTGATGATGCTGCCACTCGGCTCCATCTTTTAAATCGATCAGCTTTAAGATCTGTGCAAGCACAGGCTAGGACACCAGGTTTTCAGAAAGAACAAGTTTCAACATTTTCTCCTTGGGGAGAAGTTTTGACACCTATAGCGAGTTCTTCTGTTACTCACTTAAGTAGTAAACAGGAAGAATATGTTAAG GTTGCCAAAACACTTTTTATTGATGAAGCATTAAAACCTTGCCCAAGGTGCCAATCCCCTGCTAAGTACCAGCCTTATAAGAAAAGGGGACTATGTAGCAGCACAGCCTGTGGTTTTGACTTTTGTGTGTTATGTTTGTGTGCTTATCATGGGTCTGAAGAATGTAGTAGAGGAGCAGCAAagccaagaaatagaaaagatgctCTTCCAGGAAGTGCCCAGAGTAAGCGGAATTTAAAACGCCTCTAA
- the POLR2K gene encoding DNA-directed RNA polymerases I, II, and III subunit RPABC4, with protein sequence MDTQKDVQPPKQQPMIYICGECHTENEIKSRDPIRCRECGYRIMYKKRTKRLVVFDAR encoded by the exons ATGGACACCCAGAAGGACGTTCAACCCCCAAAGCAGCAGCCAATGATATATATCTGTGGAG aatgtcacacagaaaatgaaataaaatcaaggGATCCAATCCGTTGCAGAGAATGTGGATACAGAATAATGTACAAGAAAAGGACTAAAAGAC TGGTGGTTTTTGATGCTCGATGA